DNA from Leucoraja erinacea ecotype New England chromosome 39, Leri_hhj_1, whole genome shotgun sequence:
TTTTGTTTATGAACAAAACTAAATGTAATCTATTATTGCaagaatatatacaatacaaaataatacCAAACAAGCCCACCCccataatacaaaatcacccaaTTATCTAAACAATTATTCCTaaagtttcaagttcaagttacatttacactctaaagggcctgtcccacttgggtgttatttgcgtgtcacgcagatgacGTGTAAAGATTTTGTTCATCTCAAAATCCTGGTGCACCGTGCGTGACCGtgcatcactgcctacatcaccacgcaccatgcgtgcgtaatgcgcaccatgcacgcatcacatgCGCATCGCAacgtgtaaatgatgttgcgtaaattacatgcaaatgacgcccaagtcggacaggccctttaaacaacACTATTCCATGACCACACTgccccagcactatcctacacactacggacaatttgcaatttttactgaagccaattaacctacaaagctgcacgtctttggagtgtgggaggaaactggagcacccggagaaaacctaggtGGTtgaagggagaaggtacaaactccatacagacagcacccgcagtcaggattgaaccggggtttctggcactgtaaggcagcaactctaccgctgcgccaccttgccgcacgTTGAGCACTGTATTATAGTTTGGAAGTAAAGCTCGCCAACAGATGGTGCTTCTACACTGTACACACAAGATGAGATCACTCTGCTCAATAACCACACAACATTTACAAACTAAACATAGACACACTATGAGGAGGAGGTGTCAATGAGAGAAGCAGAATAATTTGCTGAAATCTCcagaaaatttaaaaaagcacatgctggaatcatgaggccgacaaaactgcacgtcttagGGGCATGGGGGAAATGGAGCACCAGGAgatagcccacgtggtcacagggaggacgagtAAACTCCGCAcgtacagcacctgaggtcaggatcgaacctgggtctcgagcGCTCTGTGGCATCTTCTCTAAacacttgggttcctattaaatctttctcttctcacttttttcacacagagagtggtgaatctctggaactctctgccgcagagggtagttgaggccagttcattggctatatttaagagggagttagatgtggcccttgtggctaaggggatcagggggtatggagagaaggcaggtacaggatactgagttggatgatcagccatgatcatattgaaaggtggtgcaggctcgaagggccgaatggcctactcctgcacctaatttctatgtttctatgtttaaacccaTGTCTCCAAGACTCAAGACTCTCTGCATTCTCCCTCATCATCTTATTATACAcctttgtaagatcacccctcatcctcctgcgttcccagcaataaagtcccaacctgcccaagctCTCCCTTTAGCCCAGGCCCTCGAGACCTGCCAACaagtcttctctgcacccccttccagcttaatggcacaaACTGGAAAGCACCGCTCTAAATCGTCATCTGTTGTGGAACTGATGGtatcacgttggcgcagcggtagagttactgtctttcAGCCCCAGAGcccctagttcgatcctgactacaggtgctgtctgtacggagtttgcacgttctccccgtaaccgcgtggatgctccggtttcctcccacactccaaagacacactggATTGTAGGATAaatggcattggtaaaattggaTATTGTTGCTAGCGTGTGAGATagagctggtgtacagggtgatcgctgctcggtgctgtcccagtgggccaaagggcctgttttctcactgtatctcaaaaaGTCTTATGACTCACACTTGGCAAAGCTCTCAATGCAAAATAATACTTAGCATTTTTTGTTACAGATTTAATAATTTAATGCTTCAGTTGACTTGCAGCTAAAATCTGTAGTTTATGTACAAAATGGATAAACAAAAATACTTTTCATGGTATTGAATTCCCATGGTAACTCCACAAAAAGAGACAGAATTGTTGATATTTGTTATTTTTCCTTCCAGTTTTTCCTGTTAATTCTGGTGATCTTCCTCGCTCAGCTTGTGGCTGGCGTGGTTATTCTGGCATTTTCCAGTTTGGTAAGTTTCTTTGAAATGAAAGATTCTCTGAGATTAACATGATATTAGCATTGAAAAGAAATCCATTGTATTGAGATTCAAGTGACGATGAAGcaaatggtggcacggtggcgcagcggtagagccactgccttgcagcgccagagaccagggttcaatcctgactacggatgctgtctgtacagagcttgtacaatCTCCccgatttctccgagatcttcggtttcttcccacactaaaaagacgtgcaggtttgcaggttaattggcttggtataaaggtaaattgtccctagtgggtgtaggatagcgttaatgtgcggggatcgctggtcggcgcggacgcggTGAGCCTGTTTCctacctgtatctccaaactaaaccaaactaaactctaCAATCCTCCAAGTGACACAGTGGATAAAATACGTTGACATTGATGAGAAAATGTTTGtttgggagggtccagaggaggtgatCCCAAGAATGATTGCGTTAACATATGAcgaacgtttgacggcactgggcctgtacccgctggagtttagaaggatgaaggggaacctcattgaaactgaccgaatagtgaaaggcctggatagagtggatgtggagaggatatttccactagtgggagagtctagctaggaccaacatagaaatatagaaacatagaaattaggtgcaggagtaggccattcggcccttcgagcctgcaccgccattcaatatgatcatggctgatcatccaactcagtatcccgtacctgccttctctccataccctctgatccccttggccacaagggccacatctaactccctcttaaatatagccaatgaactggcctcaactaccctctgtggcagagagttctagagattcaccactctctgtgtgaaaaaaagttctcctcatctcggttttaaaggatttcccccttatccttaagctgtgaccccttgtcctggacttccccaacatcgggaacaatcttcctgcatctagcctgtccaaagagagagagagagagagagaaagagagagagagagagagagagagagaaagagagagagagagagagagagatagagagagagagagaaagagagaaagagagagaaagagatataagaattttgtaagtttctataagatcccctctcaatctcctaaattctagagagtataaaccaagtctatcaagtctttcttcataagacagtcctgacatcccaggaatcagtctggtgaaccttctctgcactccctctatggcaataatgtccttcctcagatttggagaccaaaactgcacgcaatactccaggtgtggtctcaccaagaccctgtacaactgcagtagaacctccctgctcctatactcaaatcctcttgctatgaaagccaacataccattcgcccaggatcagaattaatggacgttcctttatggcctgtcccacttaggtgatttttcaggcctCGACTGTCCCAGCTACCCGACCATGGAGCagatagcacgggattacatggtacccgtggtgggggggaactccccccgacctgagcACGTGGAACACACTTTGTGTAAATGCTCACCAAAATGAATGTTATGATTATCTTTATAATGCAGATGCTAACCATAAATGTATCAATGACAAACTGTGGTCATGTCCTTGTATACGGCTTTGACTTCACGGATGAGAATCATTTTTATCTGTTCTTTAGGCTGACATCTTCATGGCTTACGTTGAGACTTGGCTAATGAACTTTGTTAAAAATGATTATGGTCGCACTGATGCAGTGACGGAAACATTTGATGCCGTGATGAAGCAGGTAAATAATGCAAAAAGGGAAAACTGTACTTAATTACTAATAGCAAaatactgccgatgctggaaatctaagggGAAGGAGTGTGAAATAGAAAACatctctcttaagggcctgtcccactttcccgagtcctctgccgtgttgaaaggaccttaaaataaaatctagatttttgtgatctacgaactcctcctcccgactatctttttgcCCCTTGACCTGCtggaaaaatgtcccgacttacctgatgccccgagtacctacgactggcataacgagccgctacggtgTATCTACAGACTCGCTATGGACTCCTACAGACTCGCAATGGACATTATCCTAGTTTGAATcatggggaaaactcgggagaaacttgggaaagtgggacagggcctaagTGTGCACTTCAATGGTGTCTCTGGGAGGtgttatatttcagatttcagattttcagcattgaAATTTAGTTTTGACTCAAAACTCACACAAACTGAGCTTAGCCATTTGGTTATTTTGCATGGGGAGACATTTCATAAATGGAATGTGTATTGCCCTGACTacagtatgaatatcgatttctctaacgtcaagtgatcccctctcaccccatccctcccctaccaAAATCATAGGACtagcttctcagtctgaagaagggtctcaacccgaaatgtcacctattccttttctccagagatgctgcctgacctgctgagaccccagcttttttgtgtctatcttcacaatacCACACTTCTCCTTCTTTGGTGTGGCGTGCACAGATTAAGGTATTTGattttccgtttgtgcacgtcgagttgattgcattagtcggaactgggcggaccacgtgaaggttgcaatctcccaccccacaataCCACACACGCTTGCTGCATGAAGAAACACCTTTATCaatggagacacagggaactacagatgctggaatcttgagcaaaacataaaatgctggaagaactcaatgggtcaggcagcatctgtggaaggaatggtcagatgacgttttgggtcaggaactctCTTTCATGTGATTGCAAAGTACAACTGGAATTATTGCTTAATGAAAACAGAAACTGTAGAATTTTTACAACTAGAACCTGATGCTTCTTTAGAAACTTGAATTCTAATGTTGCAATAATCTTTTGATAAACTAATTATTTCATGACTTACTTTTTCCAGTTCAAGTGTTGCGGAATCCATGGCTACGCCGACTTTACAGGCTCACATTTCTTCATTAATGAAAAACGCTATCCTGATGAATGCTGCCCAGTGAACGTATTGAACCTTCCTTGCATATTGCCCATTCAATCGCAGGTAATGTATGTATAACTAAATGCTGTAAATAATTACATCTTTTACAAGGTTATCCATAAAGGCTCAGTTGGTGAAAAGCCAAGGTGTTATCACCAATAAAATCAATGTAACGGAGTCATTGAGTcattcagtatggaaacaggcccttcagccctaattTACAATGActagcaaagggtggtgggtgtatggaacgagctgccagaggaggtagttgaggcagggactatcccaacttttaagaaacagttaggcaggtacatggataggacatgctgtgtttggagggatatggaccaaacactgggaggtgggactagttagtgtagctggaacatgttggccagaatgggcaagttgggccgaagggcctgtttccacagggtatggaccaaacacagtgtGGTGGGACtagttagtgtagctgggacatgttggccagtatgggcaacttgggccgaagggcctgtttccacacggtatggaccaaacacagtgtGGTGGGACtagttagtgtagatgggacatgttggccagtatgggcaactTGGGGCAActtgggcctgcttccacactgtatgactatgactctaagaaaaTAGAGTCAATGAACTGAAACTGTGTCTTTGTTTTTTCCAGGGTTGCTATGCGGTATTCCTGAAATTTTTAAAGAGTAACACTATGATACTTGGGATAGTTGCCGTGGCAATTGGCGTGCTCGAGGTAATGCATTACATGTCCAATAATTAAATTAGTTGATAGGATCAACCTGAAGGAAAATTATTAGTGAAAGGCAAAACAGATGAAGGGGATATGGCCACAATTATGCAAATTTCTCACATGTTTAATATTCACGCTCATTATAATATCCACAATTTGACAACATTCAATAACTGAAGGAAATACAAAAGCACTGGAGCAACTcgacgagccaggcagcatctacagagggtagacacaaaaaagctggagtgactcagtgggtcagacagcatctctagagaaaaggaataggtgacgtttc
Protein-coding regions in this window:
- the LOC129714435 gene encoding tetraspanin-1-like, producing the protein MSVYKCLKLILFAFNFIIFLGGGSILGIGIWIKVDGGMFLELLQKVSASLKVVANVGYLCIALGAFLMLIGFLGCCGALKENKCMLMIFFLLILVIFLAQLVAGVVILAFSSLADIFMAYVETWLMNFVKNDYGRTDAVTETFDAVMKQFKCCGIHGYADFTGSHFFINEKRYPDECCPVNVLNLPCILPIQSQGCYAVFLKFLKSNTMILGIVAVAIGVLEIGAMASSMIMYCEIKKQSSVA